Proteins from one Mycobacterium sp. HUMS_12744610 genomic window:
- the rraA gene encoding ribonuclease E activity regulator RraA — protein MTVEFRPTADLVDEIGPDVRSCDLQFRQFGGRPHFAGTISTVRCFQDNALLKSVLSEPGAGGVLVVDGAGSLHTALVGDVIAELARSNGWAGLVINGAVRDAAALRGIDIGIKALGTNPRKSTKTGAGERDVEISLGGVTFAPGQIAYSDDDGIVVVAVGDS, from the coding sequence CCTCGTCGATGAAATCGGGCCCGACGTGCGCAGCTGCGATCTTCAGTTCCGCCAGTTCGGCGGGCGCCCGCACTTCGCCGGAACGATCAGCACCGTGCGGTGCTTCCAGGACAACGCGCTGCTCAAATCCGTGCTTTCCGAACCGGGCGCGGGCGGTGTGCTGGTCGTCGACGGCGCCGGTTCGCTGCACACCGCGCTGGTCGGAGACGTCATCGCCGAACTGGCCCGCTCCAACGGCTGGGCCGGGCTGGTGATCAACGGCGCCGTCCGCGACGCCGCCGCCCTGCGTGGGATCGACATCGGCATCAAGGCGCTGGGGACCAACCCCCGCAAGAGCACCAAGACCGGGGCGGGCGAGCGCGACGTCGAGATCAGCCTCGGCGGGGTGACGTTCGCGCCCGGGCAGATCGCCTACAGCGACGACGACGGCATCGTCGTCGTCGCTGTAGGCGATTCCTAA